GAGGGACTCACCCCGCTTTTCAAAAGGAACAAAGCCATACCTCAACATAAGCTCCAAAGGCGCTTCACCAAGAAGATCTTCAGAGGGATCAAAACTTTCCAGCTCTACATACTCCAGGTCAAACTGGGCAGCCAACGCCCTGGCAAGCTCTTTCCCGTCAATCAGTCCTTCTTCCAGACAAATCTCACCAAAGCGTTTATCTGCCGTCCCGATGAGAGAAACAGCCCCGGCCCGATCTTCATCACTCAGGAATCCCAGCCGGACTAAAATATCTCCTATTTTTTCTTTCATCTAACCTTCTTGATTTTGTATCTAAAAATCATTAGTAACTATGAGTATAACAAATCTGTTTAAATTAAAGTCTCTTACAAAAGAGCTGTCAACAGAAAAAACCTGTTGCCTGAATTCATTTACGAGGCACCGGCAAGCTTAAAAATAGGGAGATACATGGCGACAACGATAAATGCGATAAGTATTCCCATTGCAAGCATCATTACAGGCTCTATTGTCGTTGTAATAAAGTTAAGCCTCCTGTCAACTTCCTCTTCAAAAAATTCAGCAATATTTTCAAACATCTCATCCAGAGAACCGCTGGATTCTCCTACCATAATCATCTTTAGCGCTGTAGAAGGCATTAAATCCATCTGCTCCATAGCAGAGGTAAGGCTCTCCCCCTCTTTCACATTCCGGGATATATAAGTAAGCTTCTCCTCCAGGTAGGGGTTCTCCAGGGTTCCGGCAGCCAGAACCATAGCCGGGACAAGCGTTTCACCACTTTTAAGGATTGTTGACATGGTTCGGGAAAACTTGGCTATTGAGTATATTCTAATGGTATCTCCCAGCCAGGGGGAAGCAATCTTGATCCTGCTAAACCACTTCCGTATTAATGCATTGCTTTTTGCCAGAATAAAGAGGGGAACTATCATTGCAATAATGGCAATCAGCAGGAGAAAGTATTCCTGCAAAAACCGGGTTAAGGCAATTAATATGACCGTAGGCAAGGGAAGGTCTGCACCGGAGTCTAAAAATACCTGACTAAATGAAGGCACCACATAAAAAAGAAGAAAAAAAACAACGCCAATAGCTACCGTCAACAGAATAACAGGATATATGGATGCGCTGATTATCTGTTTTTTAAGTTCTTCAACGCGCTTGATATAACTTATATACCTTTTAATATTGGTTGCTATATCTCCACTTTTTTCACCGGCCCGGACAGAAGAGATATAGAGTTTCTTGAAAACAGCAGGCTCTCCCTCAAAAGCATCGGAAAGAGGGGCCCCCTTTTTTACCTCTGAAGCGACTTTATCGAGAACTCTCTTCAGGTTCTGATTTTCCTCTTTTTCCGCAAGCGTTTCAAGGGAAGGTAAAATAGGCAGGCCGGCCTTTAAAAGCGCCACAAATTCCTGATTAAAAATAAGTAATTCCCTCGTTTTTACCTTGCTCCTTGCCAGAGTTTTTCCGGCAGATGACAAAGAAATGCTTTTTTCAGAAATTTCATAAACAAGACGCCCCTCCCGCTCCAGCCTGTCTCTCAGGCTTTTTACATCGGTAGCATCTATTTCCTCTTCAACAATTTTTCCGCTTTCATTACCTAGCTTACATCGGAATACCGGCATAAATGTCCACCCTTTAAAAATAAAAGCACTTGCTATTTAAAGCATCAAATTAAGGGATATATGAATACTCCTTAATCACCTTAAAATCAACAAAAAAATTCCCCTTCATAAAATTATAAAGCAGATACCACCCTTTTTTAAACTAAAGAGCCATACCTGCTTACCTTAATAAAAAATATGTAATGCGACTGCAAAAGTTAAGGGGCAGGGCCTTTCTTATATGCCTTGGGATTATGATTGACGCCATGACACATAAGAGAGCATTCGCCCTCTCCTTCCTGATCTCCATCGACAAACTTTATTTCCAGTGTTGAAGGGTTTTGAAAAACAACTTCTTCATTGAACCTTATTAAATGCGCATACTCCCGGCTCCCGTGAGCATCATGGCAGGTATAGCAACTTGTTCCCCTGCTTCCCGTTACCGGGTTGCCTTTAATATGCATTTCATGCAAACTGAAAGATTCATTATACAGAATACTGCTTCGTTTATGACAATCATAACATAGCGCATAATCTCCCGGACTTTCAGCAAGACCATCTTCAATGGAGTAACGGCTCTTTAAAATGAATTTATAATTCGAGCCATGGGGCCCTTGCGGGCCATTTTTATCATCATTATTGTGGCAATCAGAGCAAGTAATTATTGAAGATTCAGTGTAGCCGTCACGAAGGCTGGGCA
Above is a window of Deltaproteobacteria bacterium DNA encoding:
- a CDS encoding type II secretion system F family protein, giving the protein MPVFRCKLGNESGKIVEEEIDATDVKSLRDRLEREGRLVYEISEKSISLSSAGKTLARSKVKTRELLIFNQEFVALLKAGLPILPSLETLAEKEENQNLKRVLDKVASEVKKGAPLSDAFEGEPAVFKKLYISSVRAGEKSGDIATNIKRYISYIKRVEELKKQIISASIYPVILLTVAIGVVFFLLFYVVPSFSQVFLDSGADLPLPTVILIALTRFLQEYFLLLIAIIAMIVPLFILAKSNALIRKWFSRIKIASPWLGDTIRIYSIAKFSRTMSTILKSGETLVPAMVLAAGTLENPYLEEKLTYISRNVKEGESLTSAMEQMDLMPSTALKMIMVGESSGSLDEMFENIAEFFEEEVDRRLNFITTTIEPVMMLAMGILIAFIVVAMYLPIFKLAGAS